One Pagrus major chromosome 15, Pma_NU_1.0 DNA window includes the following coding sequences:
- the fbxo11a gene encoding F-box only protein 11a isoform X2 yields MNSVRASNVSRRPRRVSRPRPVQPERNHQERDEDVPADMVAEESGPGAQNSPYQLRRKSLPKRTVCPTKTNMEGASTSTTENFGHRPKRPRVSGKCQDLPAPAEQYLQEKLPDEVVLKIFSYLLEQDLCRAACVCKRFSELANDPILWKRLYMEVFEYTRPMMHPEAGKFYQINPEEYEQPNPWKESFQQLYKGAHVKPGFAEHFYSNPARYKGRDNMFYYDTIEDALGGGQEPHFDGLIFVHSGIYTDEWIYIESPITMIGAAPGKVAEKVIIENTRDSTFVFMEGSEDAYVGYMTIRFNPDDKSAQHHNAHHCLEITVNCSPIIDHCIIRSTCTVGSAVCVSGQGACPTIKHCNISDCENVGLYITDHAQGIYEDNEISNNALAGIWVKNHGNPIIRRNHIHHGRDVGVFTFDHGMGYFESCNIHRNRIAGFEVKAYANPTVVRCEIHHGQTGGIYVHEKGRGQFIENKIYANNFAGVWITSNSDPTIRGNAIFNGNQGGVYIFGDGRGLIEGNDIYGNALAGIQIRTNSCPIVRHNKIHDGQHGGIYVHEKGQGVIEENEVYSNTLAGVWVTTGSTPVLRRNRIHSGKQVGVYFYDNGHGVLEDNDIYNHMYSGVQIRTGSNPKIRRNKIWGGQNGGILVYNSGLGFIEDNEIFDNAMAGVWIKTDSNPTLRRNKIHDGRDGGICIFNGGRGLLEENDIFRNAQAGVLISTNSHPVLRKNRIFDGFAAGIEITNHATATLEGNQIFNNRFGGLFLASGVNVTMKDNKIMNNQDAIEKAVSRGQCLYKISSYTSYPMHDFYRCHTCNTTDRNAICVNCIKKCHQGHDVEFIRHDRFFCDCGAGTLSNPCTLAGEPTHDTDTLYDSAPPIESNTLQHN; encoded by the exons ATGAACTCCGTCAGAGCAAGCAACGTTAGCAGAAGACCTAGGCGAGTCTCGAGGCCGCGCCCGGTGCAGCCGGAGAGGAACCACCAGGAAAGAG ATGAGGACGTTCCTGCAGATATGGTCGCAGAAGAATCCGGTCCAGGAGCTCAGAACAGTCCCTACCAACTTAGAAGAAAGTCTCTACCCAAGAGAACAGTGTGTCcgacaaagacaaacatggaG GGTGCTTCCACTTCAACCACAGAAAACTTTGGACACCGACCTAAGCGCCCCAGAGTGTCAGGGAAATGTCAGGATTTACCAG ctccagcagagcAGTATTTGCAGGAGAAGCTTCCAGACGAGGTGGTGCTAAAGATCTTCTCGTACCTGCTGGAGCAGGACTTGTGTcgtgcagcgtgtgtgtgtaagcgcTTCAGTGAGCTGGCCAATGACCCCATCCTCTG GAAGAGGCTGTACATGGAAGTGTTTGAATACACGCGACCCATGATGCACCCTGAGGCAGGGAAGTTCTACCAGATAAACCCAGAGGAGTACGAGCAGCCAAACCCATGGAAGGAAAGTTTTCAGCAGCTG tataAAGGAGCACATGTTAAGCCGGGCTTTGCAGAACACTTCTACAGTAATCCTGCCAGATACAAAGGGAGAGATAACATGTTT TACTACGACACCATTGAGGATGCTCTCGGAGGGGGTCAAGAGCCTCACTTTGACGGCCTGATATTCGTCCACTCTGGTATTTACACAGATGAATGGATCTACATCGAGTCGCCTATCACAATGATCGGAGCTg CTCCTggaaaagtagcagaaaaagtcATCATTGAGAACACCAGAGACTCAACATTTGTATTCATGGAAGGCTCAGAAGACGCTTATGTTGGATACATGACCATCAGG ttcaATCCTGATGATAAATCCGCCCAGCACCACAATGCACACCACTGCTTGGAGATTACAGTCAACTGCAGCCCCATCATCGACCACTGCATCATACGCAGCACGTGCACAG TGGGATCTGCTGTCTGTGTTAGCGGCCAGGGTGCCTGTCCCACGATCAAGCACTGCAACATTAGTGACTGTGAAAACGTTGGTCTTTACATCACTGACCATGCACAG GGAATATACGAAGACAACGAGATCTCAAACAACGCTCTGGCTGGAATCTGGGTGAAAAACCATGGCAACCCAATCATCAGACGTAATCACATCCATCATGGCAGAGACGTGGGTGTTTTTACGTTTGACCACGGGATG GGTTACTTTGAGAGCTGTAACATCCATAGAAACCGTATTGCCGGCTTTGAGGTGAAGGCATACGCCAATCCCACAGTGGTTCGTTGTGAGATCCATCATGGACAGACGGGGGGCATCTACGTGCACGAAAAGGGCCGCGGCCAGTTCATTGAAAACAAGATCTATGCAAATAACTTTGCTGGGGTGTGGATCACCTCCAACAGCGACCCCACAATAAG GGGCAATGCCATTTTTAATGGCAACCAAGGTGGCGTTTATATATTTGGTGATGGCCGAGGCCTCATTGAAGGAAACGACATCTACGGTAACGCCCTGGCAGGAATCCAGATCAGGACGAACAGCTGCCCTATCGTCAGACACAACAAGATCCACGATGGACAGCATGGCGGCATCTATGTG CATGAAAAAGGACAAGGCGTCATAGAGGAGAACGAGGTGTACAGCAACACGCTGGCAGGAGTGTGGGTGACAACGGGCAGTACGCCAGTGCTGAGGAGGAACAGGATACACAGCGGGAAGCAG GTTGGGGTCTACTTCTATGACAATGGCCATGGCGTGTTGGAAGACAATGACATCTACAATCACATGTACTCTGGAGTTCAAATAAG GACTGGCAGCAATCCCAAGATCAGGCGAAACAAGATCTGGGGAGGCCAGAATGGAGGCATTTTGGTTTACAACTCAG GCTTAGGCTTCATTGAGGACAATGAGATCTTTGACAATGCTATGGCAGGAGTGTGGATCAAGACAGACAGCAACCCCACTCTGCGGAGGAACAAGATCCATGACGGGAGAGACGGTGGCATCTGTATATTCAACGGAGGAAGAG gGTTGTTAGAAGAAAATGACATCTTCAGAAATGCTCAAGCAGGAGTTCTCATTAGCACCAACAGCCACCCTGTCCTGCGGAAAAACCGAATATTTGACGGCTTCGCTGCAG GTATTGAGATCACCAATCATGCCACAGCGACCCTTGAGGGCAATCAGATCTTCAACAATCGCTTCGGAGGATTGTTTCTTGCATCTGGTGTCAATGTTACAATGAAAG ATAATAAAATCATGAACAATCAAGATGCCATTGAAAAGGCTGTGAGCAGAGGTCAGTGCCTGTACAAGATTTCAAGTTACACCAGCTACCCAATGCACGATTTTTACAG GTGTCACACCTGTAACACAACAGACCGCAACGCCATCTGTGTGAACTGCATCAAGAAGTGTCACCAAGGACATGACGTGGAGTTCATCAGGCACGATAG ATTCTTCTGTGACTGTGGTGCAGGGACGCTGTCAAATCCTTGCACGTTAGCCGGAGAGCCGACTCacgacacagacacactgtatgACTCAGCTCCTCCTATAGAGTCCAATACACTGCAGCACAACTGA
- the fbxo11a gene encoding F-box only protein 11a isoform X1 has product MNSVRASNVSRRPRRVSRPRPVQPERNHQERDEDVPADMVAEESGPGAQNSPYQLRRKSLPKRTVCPTKTNMEGASTSTTENFGHRPKRPRVSGKCQDLPAAPAEQYLQEKLPDEVVLKIFSYLLEQDLCRAACVCKRFSELANDPILWKRLYMEVFEYTRPMMHPEAGKFYQINPEEYEQPNPWKESFQQLYKGAHVKPGFAEHFYSNPARYKGRDNMFYYDTIEDALGGGQEPHFDGLIFVHSGIYTDEWIYIESPITMIGAAPGKVAEKVIIENTRDSTFVFMEGSEDAYVGYMTIRFNPDDKSAQHHNAHHCLEITVNCSPIIDHCIIRSTCTVGSAVCVSGQGACPTIKHCNISDCENVGLYITDHAQGIYEDNEISNNALAGIWVKNHGNPIIRRNHIHHGRDVGVFTFDHGMGYFESCNIHRNRIAGFEVKAYANPTVVRCEIHHGQTGGIYVHEKGRGQFIENKIYANNFAGVWITSNSDPTIRGNAIFNGNQGGVYIFGDGRGLIEGNDIYGNALAGIQIRTNSCPIVRHNKIHDGQHGGIYVHEKGQGVIEENEVYSNTLAGVWVTTGSTPVLRRNRIHSGKQVGVYFYDNGHGVLEDNDIYNHMYSGVQIRTGSNPKIRRNKIWGGQNGGILVYNSGLGFIEDNEIFDNAMAGVWIKTDSNPTLRRNKIHDGRDGGICIFNGGRGLLEENDIFRNAQAGVLISTNSHPVLRKNRIFDGFAAGIEITNHATATLEGNQIFNNRFGGLFLASGVNVTMKDNKIMNNQDAIEKAVSRGQCLYKISSYTSYPMHDFYRCHTCNTTDRNAICVNCIKKCHQGHDVEFIRHDRFFCDCGAGTLSNPCTLAGEPTHDTDTLYDSAPPIESNTLQHN; this is encoded by the exons ATGAACTCCGTCAGAGCAAGCAACGTTAGCAGAAGACCTAGGCGAGTCTCGAGGCCGCGCCCGGTGCAGCCGGAGAGGAACCACCAGGAAAGAG ATGAGGACGTTCCTGCAGATATGGTCGCAGAAGAATCCGGTCCAGGAGCTCAGAACAGTCCCTACCAACTTAGAAGAAAGTCTCTACCCAAGAGAACAGTGTGTCcgacaaagacaaacatggaG GGTGCTTCCACTTCAACCACAGAAAACTTTGGACACCGACCTAAGCGCCCCAGAGTGTCAGGGAAATGTCAGGATTTACCAG cagctccagcagagcAGTATTTGCAGGAGAAGCTTCCAGACGAGGTGGTGCTAAAGATCTTCTCGTACCTGCTGGAGCAGGACTTGTGTcgtgcagcgtgtgtgtgtaagcgcTTCAGTGAGCTGGCCAATGACCCCATCCTCTG GAAGAGGCTGTACATGGAAGTGTTTGAATACACGCGACCCATGATGCACCCTGAGGCAGGGAAGTTCTACCAGATAAACCCAGAGGAGTACGAGCAGCCAAACCCATGGAAGGAAAGTTTTCAGCAGCTG tataAAGGAGCACATGTTAAGCCGGGCTTTGCAGAACACTTCTACAGTAATCCTGCCAGATACAAAGGGAGAGATAACATGTTT TACTACGACACCATTGAGGATGCTCTCGGAGGGGGTCAAGAGCCTCACTTTGACGGCCTGATATTCGTCCACTCTGGTATTTACACAGATGAATGGATCTACATCGAGTCGCCTATCACAATGATCGGAGCTg CTCCTggaaaagtagcagaaaaagtcATCATTGAGAACACCAGAGACTCAACATTTGTATTCATGGAAGGCTCAGAAGACGCTTATGTTGGATACATGACCATCAGG ttcaATCCTGATGATAAATCCGCCCAGCACCACAATGCACACCACTGCTTGGAGATTACAGTCAACTGCAGCCCCATCATCGACCACTGCATCATACGCAGCACGTGCACAG TGGGATCTGCTGTCTGTGTTAGCGGCCAGGGTGCCTGTCCCACGATCAAGCACTGCAACATTAGTGACTGTGAAAACGTTGGTCTTTACATCACTGACCATGCACAG GGAATATACGAAGACAACGAGATCTCAAACAACGCTCTGGCTGGAATCTGGGTGAAAAACCATGGCAACCCAATCATCAGACGTAATCACATCCATCATGGCAGAGACGTGGGTGTTTTTACGTTTGACCACGGGATG GGTTACTTTGAGAGCTGTAACATCCATAGAAACCGTATTGCCGGCTTTGAGGTGAAGGCATACGCCAATCCCACAGTGGTTCGTTGTGAGATCCATCATGGACAGACGGGGGGCATCTACGTGCACGAAAAGGGCCGCGGCCAGTTCATTGAAAACAAGATCTATGCAAATAACTTTGCTGGGGTGTGGATCACCTCCAACAGCGACCCCACAATAAG GGGCAATGCCATTTTTAATGGCAACCAAGGTGGCGTTTATATATTTGGTGATGGCCGAGGCCTCATTGAAGGAAACGACATCTACGGTAACGCCCTGGCAGGAATCCAGATCAGGACGAACAGCTGCCCTATCGTCAGACACAACAAGATCCACGATGGACAGCATGGCGGCATCTATGTG CATGAAAAAGGACAAGGCGTCATAGAGGAGAACGAGGTGTACAGCAACACGCTGGCAGGAGTGTGGGTGACAACGGGCAGTACGCCAGTGCTGAGGAGGAACAGGATACACAGCGGGAAGCAG GTTGGGGTCTACTTCTATGACAATGGCCATGGCGTGTTGGAAGACAATGACATCTACAATCACATGTACTCTGGAGTTCAAATAAG GACTGGCAGCAATCCCAAGATCAGGCGAAACAAGATCTGGGGAGGCCAGAATGGAGGCATTTTGGTTTACAACTCAG GCTTAGGCTTCATTGAGGACAATGAGATCTTTGACAATGCTATGGCAGGAGTGTGGATCAAGACAGACAGCAACCCCACTCTGCGGAGGAACAAGATCCATGACGGGAGAGACGGTGGCATCTGTATATTCAACGGAGGAAGAG gGTTGTTAGAAGAAAATGACATCTTCAGAAATGCTCAAGCAGGAGTTCTCATTAGCACCAACAGCCACCCTGTCCTGCGGAAAAACCGAATATTTGACGGCTTCGCTGCAG GTATTGAGATCACCAATCATGCCACAGCGACCCTTGAGGGCAATCAGATCTTCAACAATCGCTTCGGAGGATTGTTTCTTGCATCTGGTGTCAATGTTACAATGAAAG ATAATAAAATCATGAACAATCAAGATGCCATTGAAAAGGCTGTGAGCAGAGGTCAGTGCCTGTACAAGATTTCAAGTTACACCAGCTACCCAATGCACGATTTTTACAG GTGTCACACCTGTAACACAACAGACCGCAACGCCATCTGTGTGAACTGCATCAAGAAGTGTCACCAAGGACATGACGTGGAGTTCATCAGGCACGATAG ATTCTTCTGTGACTGTGGTGCAGGGACGCTGTCAAATCCTTGCACGTTAGCCGGAGAGCCGACTCacgacacagacacactgtatgACTCAGCTCCTCCTATAGAGTCCAATACACTGCAGCACAACTGA
- the msh6 gene encoding DNA mismatch repair protein Msh6, giving the protein MAKQSSLFNFFTKSPPPVSKPKPKPSPSPTEADLPSSVEKSNSSPKEQAKQAPQQQPAKTSKAKPKSNSKPAKGGFSKLFGDKAQPVKQSSTCTFSAGALVWAKLEGHPWWPCMVVPQPLSGQQMRGKGRAQRIHVHFFDEPPTRGWVSTKYIREYQGSDSSDAKTGGVFFSGKPVIRRAMELADAVMFDSPEKRLKISLCMDPSDEEEDDDEEMELDKSTVSDEEVSDEDEQKNEEMKSAKVSRRSSRASTEKGNKAKRRRIIVASDSDGSGDEFKPEQAASSSEDEEEEGAVTSEEEEEESTQESEADSPVKPIKRKRPAEKSAPTKPKIPTTPSVAPKRAPAAVSSDTKSRLSAFSAPDNFDSQANGSGTGGSTTVWDHEKLEWLQDGRRKDGGRRRQSEDDYDSTTLYVPEDFLNRNTPGMRRWWQLKSKMFDTVIFYKVGKFYELYHMDAVIGVNEMGLTFMKGAWAHSGFPEIGFGRFSDVLVQKGYKVARVEQTETPDMMEVRCKTMAKPTKFDRVVRREVCRVITRGTQTYSVLDGAPSESQSKFLLSIKEKAEEESSGQCRTYGVCFVDTSVGYFHVGQFPDDRHCSRLRTLIAHFSPAEVLFEKGNPSVETRKILKASLSSALQEGLNANSQFWDAQKTLKTLSEADYFSETAGKDQGTGNNLLPAPLKKMTSESDSLGLTPKEGYELALSALGGCIFYLKKCLVDQELLSMANFEEYVPVDVEMEKAAGPASFFAKTRQRMVLDGVTLANLEIFQNGLGGTEGTLLERLDTCSSPFGKRLLKQWLCAPLCNPTSIKDRLDAVEDLMGAQAQATEVSDLLKKLPDLERLLSKIHSIGTPLKGQDHPDSRAVLYEEVTYSKRKIADFLSALEGFKTMQEIIDVLTPVSSDCKSTLLHQVVSLKGDKDGVFPDLSAELKRWETAFDHQKARTTGVISPKAGFDPEYDQALTEIKNCERELQDYLDRQKKRLGCKNMSYWGTGKNRFQMEVPDSVSERNIPEEYDVKSTKKGWKRYVTKESERLFSELQGFEEKRDAALKDCMRRLFYNFDKNYKDWKTGVECMAVLDVLLALSRYSQGGDGTMARPELVLPEGDDQVAPFLDLTGSRHPCVTKTFFGDDFIPNDIYIGCSGSGEEDEGKGDASCVLVTGPNMGGKSTLMRQCGLVIILAQLGCYVPAESLRFTPVDRVFTRLGASDRIMAGESTFFVELSETASILHHATKHSLVLLDELGRGTATYDGTAIASAVVKELAEKICCRTLFSTHYHSLVEDYANNHAVRLGHMACMVENECEDPSQETITFLYKFIGGACPKSYGFNAARLASLPEEVIQSGHRKAREFEKSTISLRLFKKLCQFAEDATLDNKHFASLVQMLNSL; this is encoded by the exons CTCAACATGCACATTCAGCGCTGGTGCCCTCGTGTGGGCCAAACTGGAGGGACACCCCTGGTGGCCATGCATGGTGGTACCCCAGCCTCTGAGTGGACAGCAGATGAGGGGAAAAGGCCGGGCCCAGCGCATACATGTCCATTTCTTTGATGAACCCCCGACTAGAGGATGGGTCAGCACCAAATATATACGAGAATATCAAG GTTCTGACAGCAGTGATGCTAAAACAGGAGGTGTGTTCTTCAGTGGTAAGCCTGTAATCCGCCGTGCAATGGAGCTCGCTGATGCAGTGATGTTTGACAGTCCTGAAAAAAGATTGAAGATCTCTCTTTGTATGGATCCATctgatgaggaagaggatgatgatgaagaaatggAG CTTGACAAGTCAACAGTAAGTGATGAAGAGGTCAGTGATGAGGATGAACAGAAAAATGAGGAAATGAAGTCAGCCAAGGTCAGTCGACGCTCATCCCGTGCTTCAACAGAAAAGGGAAATAAGGCCAAGCGCCGTCGCATAATCGTAGCCTCAGACAGTGATGGATCAGGTGATGAATTCAAACCAGAGCAAGCTGCGTCTAgcagtgaggatgaggaggaagaaggggcGGTGAcaagtgaagaggaggaagaggagagcacaCAGGAGTCAGAAGCAGACAGCCCCGTCAAGCCCATAAAGCGCAAACGGCCTGCAGAAAAATCTGCTCCTACAAAACCCAAGATACCTACCACCCCATCTGTTGCACCAAAAcgagctccagcagctgtgtCATCCGATACAAAGTCTCGTTTGTCAGCCTTCTCCGCTCCTGACAACTTTGACAGCCAGGCAAATGGATCGGGCACTGGTGGAAGCACCACAGTTTGGGACCACGAGAAGCTGGAGTGGTTGCAGGATGGCAGGAGAAAAGACGGCGGAAGGCGACGTCAGTCAGAGGATGACTACGATTCGACCACCCTGTATGTGCCAGAAGACTTTCTCAACAGAAACACTCCTGGTATGCGTCGGTGGTGGCAGCTCAAGTCTAAAATGTTTGATACAGTCATTTTCTACAAAGTGGGGAAGTTTTATGAGCTCTACCACATGGACGCTGTGATCGGAGTCAATGAGATGGGGCTAACTTTCATGAAGGGGGCCTGGGCTCACTCGGGCTTTCCAGAGATCGGCTTTGGCCGCTTCTCAGATGTACTAGTGCAGAAAGGCTACAAGGTGGCTCGTGTGGAGCAGACAGAGACCCCAGACATGATGGAAGTGCGCTGCAAGACCATGGCTAAGCCCACTAAGTTCGACCGTGTGGTGAGAAGAGAAGTGTGCCGGGTTATCACACGTGGTACCCAGACTTACAGTGTGTTGGACGGTGCTCCCTCTGAGAGTCAGAGCAAGTTCCTGCTGAGTATAAAGGAAAAGGCCGAAGAGGAAAGCTCCGGTCAGTGCCGCACGTATGGAGTCTGCTTTGTAGATACCTCTGTGGGTTATTTCCATGTAGGTCAGTTCCCAGACGATCGCCACTGCTCACGTCTGCGCACCCTGATAGCACATTTCTCCCCAGCTGAAGTGCTCTTTGAAAAGGGGAACCCATCTGTCGAAACACGCAAAATACTCAaggcctctctgtcctctgctctgCAGGAAGGACTTAATGCAAACAGCCAGTTCTGGGATGCTCAGAAGACTCTTAAAACACTTTCAGAAGCAGATTACTTTAGCGAGACCGCTGGCAAGGATCAGGGGACAGGGAACAATTTACTTCCTGCTCCTCTAAAAAAGATGACCTCTGAGAGTGATTCACTGGGCCTTACTCCTAAAGAGGGCTATGAGCTGGCACTGTCAGCGCTGGGTGGATGCATTTTCTACCTGAAGAAATGTCTGGTAGACCAGGAGCTGCTCTCCATGGCCAACTTTGAAGAATATGTCCCTGTTGATGTCGAGATGGAGAAAGCTGCTGGACCTGCCAGCTTCTTTGCAAAGACTCGTCAGCGGATGGTCCTCGATGGAGTGACTCTGGCAAACCTGGAAATCTTTCAGAATGGATTAGGAGGAACAGAAGGGACACTGTTGGAGCGCTTGGACACCTGCTCTTCCCCATTTGGAAAGAGGCTGCTGAAGCAGTGGCTCTGCGCTCCTCTCTGTAACCCCACATCCATCAAGGACCGACTGGATGCAGTGGAAGACCTGATGGGAGCTCAGGCCCAGGCTACTGAGGTTTCAGACCTGTTGAAGAAGCTCCCAGATTTGGAGCGGCTTCTGAGTAAAATCCACAGCATTGGCACTCCTCTGAAGGGCCAGGATCACCCTGACAGCAGAGCAGTTCTCTATGAGGAGGTCACATACAGCAAGCGTAAGATAGCAGACTTCCTCTCAGCACTGGAAGGTTTCAAAACTATGCAGGAGATTATTGATGTCCTCACTCCAGTTTCGAGTGACTGTAAATCCACATTGCTCCATCAAGTTGTCAGTCTGAAGGGTGATAAGGACGGTGTCTTCCCCGACCTCTCTGCTGAACTCAAGCGCTGGGAGACGGCCTTCGACCACCAGAAAGCCCGCACTACCGGTGTCATAAGCCCTAAAGCTGGCTTCGATCCAGAGTACGACCAGGCTCTGACTGAAATCAAGAACTGTGAAAGAGAGCTGCAGGATTACCtggacagacagaagaagagactgGGCTGTAAAAACATGTCCTACTGGGGAACTGGGAAAAACCGTTTCCAGATGGAGGTGCCTGACAGTGTCTCAGAAAGGAACATTCCTGAGGAGTACGATGTGAAGTCCACAAAGAAAGGCTGGAAGCGTTACGTGACAAAAGAGAGTGAACGGCTGTTCTCGGAGCTGCAAGGGtttgaggagaagagagacgCTGCCCTGAAAGACTGCATGAGGAGGCTCTTCTACAACTTTGACAAGAACTACAAAGACTGGAAGACTGGTGTGGAGTGCATGGCAGTGCTGG ATGTGCTGCTGGCCTTGTCACGCTACAGTCAGGGCGGAGACGGTACGATGGCCAGGCCAGAGCTGGTGCTCCCTGAAGGTGATGACCAGGTAGCGCCCTTCCTTGACCTCACTGGATCCCGCCACCCATGTGTCACCAAGACCTTTTTTGGCGATGACTTCATCCCCAATGACATCTACATCGGCTGTTCTGGTAGCGGTGAAGAGGACGAGGGGAAAGGTGATGCCTCTTGTGTCCTCGTCACAGGGCCCAACATGGGCGGAAAGTCTACTCTCATGAGACAG TGTGGACTTGTGATCATCCTCGCTCAGCTGGGTTGCTACGTTCCTGCCGAAAGCCTGCGTTTCACACCAGTTGACAGAGTCTTCACTCGGCTGGGAGCCTCGGATCGCATTATGGCTG GAGAGAGTACCTTCTTTGTGGAGCTGAGTGAGACTGCCAGCATCCTGCACCATGCCACTAAACACTCCCTTGTGCTCCTGGATGAATTAG GAAGGGGCACAGCCACATATGATGGCACAGCGATTGCCAGTGCGGTCGTGAAGGAGCTTGCTGAGAAGATCTGCTGCCGCACGCTCTTCTCAACACATTACCACTCCCTGGTGGAGGACTACGCCAACAACCATGCTGTGCGGTTGGGCCACATG GCGTGCATGGTGGAGAATGAATGCGAGGATCCGAGTCAAGAAACCATCACATTCCTTTACAAGTTCATCGGTGGTGCTTGTCCAAAGAGTTACGGCTTCAACGCTGCTCGACTCGCCTCCCTGCCAGAGGAGGTCATCCAGTCAGGACACAGGAAGGCCCGAGAGTTTGAGAAGAGCACCATCAGCCTCAGACTCTTCAA GAAGCTCTGCCAGTTTGCTGAAGATGCCACACTGGACAACAAACACTTCGCTTCACTTGTTCAGATGCTCAACAGCCTGTAG